The segment TCTCCTTGCTGTCAATTTCTTTGACCAAGCCAGCAATGGTGGTGACTGTTGGTTTAACAGCAAAGAAAGAAAAGAAGGTAATTGTTGCTAAAGTGAGGATGATCCCCGTATAAACGATAACATCTTTTCTTTGATAAAGAGTTTGGGTGTTTAAAAAGTAACGATGGTAACGATGGTATTCGGTTCGCCAATCAAAAGCCATTAGGTCTCCTTAGGAACAATAAATTGAGCGTTAATAATAAATTTTATTTCTGGTCCGGTTTCCAAACTTTTTGAAACGCTTGTCAAAGAGACCTCTTTAAAATTAGGTGAAGTGGAAAGATTAGCGACAAAGTTCCCGAGACCTCTTTCGGACAGGGCAATGGCATTAATCCGGAGACTGTCTTCGCTAAAACTAAGACTGGAGATAGCCACATCGAAGGGGGTTAAAGAACCGATAACGCTTACTAGTTGACTAAAGGAAGACTGTTGTCCTTTCAATTTTTTTATGGTGGCTAACCTTGTTTGAAGAAAAAGAAATTCTTTTTCAAACTCAGCCGAAGCCTCGATAATCGCTTGTTTCTCTCTGATTGACTGGTTGAGGTCGGACAAATCCCGATCTAGTTTAAAGCGAGAAAGAAAAGCAAGAATAACAATCAGCTCGGTGAAGATGACAATATAGCGTCCGACAGAGAGGGCCCAGGTAAGAAAACGACCAATCGGCTTCTTTTCAAATTCTTCCTTGGGCAAGAGGTTAATTTCTTTTTTGGGCATGGCTGATTTTAGTATTAGTATATACTCAGTTAACTCGGGTTTGCAACCCTCTTTAACCGATTATGAACCCAACATTACTATTGATTATAAGGACAAGAGAGGTATGTTGAGTATAGGTTAATCAGAGAGGGTTTGTCAAAGGAAGTTTTGCTATTTTTTTGTCTTCTTTTTTACTACTGGTCGAGGAGTGGTCTGAGCGAGTTTAGTGAGACGACTTTTTAATCTGGCCGCTTTATTTTTATGAATAATTCCTTTTTTAGCCGCTCGGTCTATTGTCCGATAAATTTCAGCAGAATCTTTGACGGATTTACTTTTCTTTGTTTTCGCCACGACCTTTTTTAGTTGTTGGCGGACTAATTTGTTTATGGCGGCTCTTTGACGACTTTGGCGAAGAGCCTTTTTAGCGCTTTTGGTTACTGGCATTTTAAGCTATAATTAAGTTTTACTTGGTTTCATCAAGTTTTACTTGATATAATAACAAAAAGCGAGCTAGTTTCCAAGATGGTAAATAATCTTTTTAAAAACGGAAAATTAATACTACTTCGGCGGCAGAGCAATATCCTCTCCGCCGCCTTTGTGATTATGGTGACTGTTTTTGCCTCGAGAATTTTAGGTCTTGTCCGCGACCGGCTTTTAGCAGGTGCTTTCTTTGGCGGCAATGAATGGCTGCTTGACACTTATTTTGCTGCCTTTAGAATTCCCGATATGATTTTTCAACTCCTAGTGCTTGGAGCCCTATCAGCGGCTTTTATTCCGGTTTTTAGTGAGTACTTAACCAAGAATGAGAAGGAGGCCTACCAAATCAGTTCTTCAGTGATTAATATTGTTCTCCTTTTCTTTATTATCATTGCCGCCTTAACTTTTATCTACGCCGACCAACTTTGTCGGCTGATTGCTCCTACTTTTTCACCAGAGAGAATAAATTTGATGGTGGATTTAACTCGGATAATGCTTTTGGCTCAACTTTTCTTTTGTTTTTCTAATTTCTTAACAGGGGTGATTCAGTCTCATCAACGTTTTTTGGTACCTGCTCTTTCACCAGTGGTTTACAATTTGGGGATAATCTTTGGAATAGTCTTCCTGGTCCCAATCTGGGGAATTTATGGAC is part of the Patescibacteria group bacterium genome and harbors:
- a CDS encoding PilN domain-containing protein, which translates into the protein MPKKEINLLPKEEFEKKPIGRFLTWALSVGRYIVIFTELIVILAFLSRFKLDRDLSDLNQSIREKQAIIEASAEFEKEFLFLQTRLATIKKLKGQQSSFSQLVSVIGSLTPFDVAISSLSFSEDSLRINAIALSERGLGNFVANLSTSPNFKEVSLTSVSKSLETGPEIKFIINAQFIVPKET
- the rpsT gene encoding 30S ribosomal protein S20, with amino-acid sequence MPVTKSAKKALRQSRQRAAINKLVRQQLKKVVAKTKKSKSVKDSAEIYRTIDRAAKKGIIHKNKAARLKSRLTKLAQTTPRPVVKKKTKK
- a CDS encoding lipid II flippase MurJ, which encodes MVNNLFKNGKLILLRRQSNILSAAFVIMVTVFASRILGLVRDRLLAGAFFGGNEWLLDTYFAAFRIPDMIFQLLVLGALSAAFIPVFSEYLTKNEKEAYQISSSVINIVLLFFIIIAALTFIYADQLCRLIAPTFSPERINLMVDLTRIMLLAQLFFCFSNFLTGVIQSHQRFLVPALSPVVYNLGIIFGIVFLVPIWGIYGPTIGVVIGAVLHLLVQLPLAIRLGFVYQFRAWHFTHPGVKEIARLMLPRTLALGINQIEATVAVFIATSLAVGSLSIFYFAQHLMNVPVGLFGST